A single window of Shewanella sp. Choline-02u-19 DNA harbors:
- a CDS encoding glycoside hydrolase family 97 protein: MTTRHPAYKALDRCSSPVKLTTMAITASLLVSAFTSHCALAKSVSLTSPNKQIVVTLSDDNGQPEYSVEFQGQEVITPSRLGLVFKSLGEFGQGFKIEQSKHSSTENRWQQPWGEQEWIEDNYHQITTTLSNGQYQLKLHFKAFNDGIGFRYELPKQGELNQLVITNELTEFSVPKAEQAQAWWIPARGWNRYEYLYSNTTLDKVTNVHTPLTFKLASGVHMSIHEAALVDYAAMTLNQRRTGKLKADLTPWSDGSLVKTQAGFKTPWRTIQISDNATGLLNSNLILNLNEPNKLGDVSWVEPGKYVGIWWGMHLNENTWGSGEKHGATTSETKRYMDFAAANGFEGVLVEGWNIGWDGSWFHNGDVFSFTQAYADFDLKAVSDYGKEKGVKLIGHHETSGSVTNYRNQMQDAYDLYQKHGVSQIKTGYVADGGGIKRVDENGITRHEWHDGQFMAGEYLHSVKEAAKRHISINTHEPIKDTGLRRTYPNWIAREGARGQEFNAWGTPPNNPSHTTTLAYTRMLSGPMDFTPGIFDLAPKGLDAVNRVQTTLTKQLALYVVLYSPIQMAADLPRNYVERLDAFQFIKDVPTDWSNSVALAGEVGEFVVFARQERNGSSEGKDWYLGAITDDNARDVDVKLDFLTQGVRYRAEIYRDGKDADWRTNPYDHVIESEIVSRDQLLTLSLASSGGTAIRFKALN; the protein is encoded by the coding sequence ATGACAACTCGGCACCCTGCATATAAGGCCCTAGATAGGTGTTCTTCCCCTGTTAAACTAACCACCATGGCCATTACCGCTTCTTTGCTGGTCAGTGCATTTACAAGTCATTGTGCGTTAGCTAAAAGCGTTTCGTTGACCTCACCCAATAAACAAATTGTTGTCACGCTATCAGATGACAATGGCCAGCCAGAATATTCCGTTGAATTTCAAGGGCAAGAGGTCATTACTCCGTCTAGACTCGGACTGGTTTTTAAATCGTTGGGGGAATTTGGTCAAGGTTTTAAAATAGAACAAAGCAAACACAGCTCAACTGAAAACCGTTGGCAGCAACCTTGGGGCGAGCAAGAGTGGATTGAAGATAACTATCATCAAATCACCACTACGCTCAGTAATGGACAATACCAACTCAAACTGCACTTTAAAGCATTCAACGATGGTATTGGCTTTCGTTATGAACTGCCTAAGCAAGGTGAGCTTAACCAATTAGTCATTACCAATGAGCTCACTGAATTTTCAGTGCCTAAAGCTGAACAAGCTCAGGCTTGGTGGATCCCAGCCCGCGGCTGGAATCGCTATGAATATCTATATAGCAATACCACACTCGACAAAGTCACCAATGTGCATACGCCATTGACTTTTAAGTTGGCATCGGGCGTCCACATGAGTATTCATGAAGCCGCATTGGTCGATTATGCTGCAATGACGCTCAATCAACGCCGCACTGGTAAGCTAAAGGCTGATCTAACCCCTTGGTCAGATGGCAGCTTAGTTAAAACCCAAGCAGGATTTAAAACCCCTTGGCGTACCATTCAGATCAGTGATAATGCGACGGGTTTATTAAACTCAAATTTGATCCTAAATTTAAACGAGCCCAACAAACTCGGCGATGTAAGCTGGGTGGAACCGGGTAAGTATGTTGGTATTTGGTGGGGCATGCACCTCAATGAAAACACCTGGGGCTCAGGTGAAAAACACGGTGCAACCACGAGTGAAACCAAGCGCTATATGGATTTTGCTGCAGCTAACGGATTCGAAGGCGTACTGGTTGAAGGTTGGAATATTGGTTGGGACGGTAGCTGGTTCCATAATGGCGATGTGTTTAGCTTTACCCAGGCCTACGCTGATTTCGATCTCAAAGCCGTAAGTGATTACGGCAAGGAAAAAGGGGTTAAACTGATAGGTCACCATGAAACATCAGGTTCTGTGACCAATTACCGTAACCAGATGCAAGATGCTTATGATCTCTATCAAAAGCATGGCGTTAGCCAAATAAAAACCGGTTATGTGGCTGATGGTGGTGGTATTAAACGCGTAGATGAAAACGGCATTACTCGACATGAATGGCATGATGGCCAGTTTATGGCTGGCGAATACCTTCACAGTGTTAAAGAAGCTGCGAAACGTCACATCAGTATCAACACTCATGAACCGATAAAGGATACTGGCCTTCGCCGCACTTACCCAAACTGGATCGCCCGCGAGGGTGCCCGTGGTCAAGAGTTCAATGCGTGGGGCACTCCGCCTAATAACCCCTCTCACACCACAACGCTGGCCTACACCCGCATGTTGTCAGGGCCAATGGATTTCACTCCCGGCATTTTTGATTTAGCGCCAAAAGGGCTTGATGCTGTTAACCGTGTACAAACCACCTTAACTAAGCAGCTGGCCTTATATGTTGTACTTTACAGCCCGATACAGATGGCGGCAGATCTACCAAGAAACTATGTTGAGCGCTTAGATGCTTTTCAATTTATTAAAGACGTACCAACCGATTGGAGCAACAGCGTCGCGTTAGCAGGTGAAGTTGGTGAGTTTGTGGTATTTGCCAGACAAGAGCGAAACGGTAGCAGTGAAGGTAAGGACTGGTACCTTGGTGCAATTACCGATGATAATGCCAGAGATGTCGACGTTAAATTAGACTTTCTAACCCAAGGGGTTCGCTACCGGGCTGAAATCTATCGTGACGGTAAAGATGCTGATTGGCGTACTAATCCTTACGACCATGTTATCGAAAGCGAAATTGTTAGCCGTGATCAGTTATTAACCCTCTCACTTGCGTCAAGCGGCGGTACTGCAATCAGATTTAAGGCGCTTAATTAA
- a CDS encoding malate synthase yields the protein MDISTINNTANNHENNLYIGAEFADVNVVSQAANDTTTPCAKTFLDNKFPLAIGSHKDACSYVVYYQQLLVFMKDGSQTGLRCPKQFVALNGYKSEPTAILLKDNGVHVEMTFDSKSEKGAQDCANIEDILVEGHQYWISLVNVENSIVASSVLDQVFTAKDGSDYELKR from the coding sequence ATGGATATATCAACAATCAATAATACTGCAAATAACCACGAGAACAATCTATATATTGGTGCAGAATTTGCTGATGTGAATGTTGTCAGCCAGGCAGCAAATGACACAACAACACCCTGTGCTAAAACCTTTTTGGATAATAAGTTTCCGCTAGCAATAGGATCACATAAAGACGCTTGTAGTTATGTTGTCTACTATCAACAGCTATTAGTGTTTATGAAAGACGGTAGCCAAACAGGCTTACGTTGCCCAAAGCAGTTCGTTGCACTTAACGGCTATAAGAGTGAGCCAACAGCCATTTTGCTTAAAGACAATGGCGTTCATGTTGAAATGACGTTCGACAGCAAAAGTGAAAAGGGCGCACAGGATTGTGCCAATATTGAAGATATCTTAGTTGAAGGTCATCAGTACTGGATTAGTTTGGTCAATGTTGAAAACTCTATCGTAGCGTCATCGGTACTCGATCAAGTCTTTACCGCCAAAGACGGTAGCGACTATGAGTTAAAGCGTTAG
- a CDS encoding alpha-amylase family glycosyl hydrolase codes for MTVNKFNHLFKPTLSRLAFGCKKREFGSNKSEALLISLLFPVFLLAGGCSEQEQKSIAVSANKHNEISFKQIAADTQNTVNNDLQKPVVYQVFTRLFGNKNTNNQPWGTITENGVGKFSDFDETALNSIKSLGTTHVWYTGVPHHALIGDYKQFGISDDDPDVVKGRAGSPYAVKDYYNVNPDLADNVENRFEEFKALIARTHAQDMKVIIDIVPNHVARAYQSPFAENGVTSFGANDDTSVTYKRHNNFYYVVQTTAMGKSTPVAFKVPDLSPKNQPLVGESHPLADGKFKEFPAKWTGNGARAAQPDANDWYETVKINYGVKPDGSFDFPVLDGSMSSKDVNAHYQYWLAIETADLALAPKDKLIPDSWVKFKQITQFWLENGVDGFRYDMAEMVPVPFWSYLNSNIKHTNPDAFLLAEVYNPALYRDYIHLGKMDYLYDKVDMYDTLKGIIQGKESTAAIAVKQAQVTDIEANMLHFLENHDEQRIASPDFAGDAFAALPAMVVSTTISSAPTLIYFGQEVGEKGAENPGFGSPTRTSIFDYIGVPAHQRYMNNGKFDGGQSTQQELELHRYYAELLNLSHSAPALTGEYVELDSFNRLQKVNGYDEQIFAFSRYSAEQQLIIVNNFSQQQTKQFTLHLPLSLTRNWNLPLGNIALVDLLAADAVQQQTKQSNDTLHVTHYDATVAITLAPNQFRILMLKLNQ; via the coding sequence ATGACTGTTAATAAATTTAATCATCTCTTTAAGCCGACGCTATCAAGATTAGCTTTTGGCTGTAAAAAGAGAGAGTTTGGCAGTAATAAAAGTGAAGCACTGCTTATCAGCCTGCTGTTTCCTGTTTTCCTGCTTGCGGGCGGATGTTCAGAGCAAGAGCAAAAGAGCATCGCCGTGAGTGCGAACAAGCACAATGAGATCTCCTTTAAACAAATTGCGGCCGATACGCAAAACACAGTAAACAATGACCTCCAAAAACCTGTTGTTTATCAGGTTTTCACCCGGCTATTTGGCAATAAGAATACTAACAACCAGCCATGGGGCACTATCACTGAAAACGGTGTTGGAAAATTCAGTGATTTTGATGAAACTGCACTTAATAGTATCAAGTCTTTAGGCACTACCCATGTCTGGTATACCGGCGTACCTCACCATGCGTTGATAGGCGACTACAAGCAATTTGGCATTAGCGATGATGATCCGGATGTTGTCAAAGGCCGTGCAGGCTCGCCCTATGCCGTTAAAGACTATTACAACGTTAATCCGGACCTAGCCGACAACGTTGAAAATCGTTTTGAAGAGTTTAAAGCGTTAATAGCACGTACACACGCACAAGACATGAAAGTGATAATCGATATTGTGCCAAACCATGTTGCCAGAGCATATCAATCACCCTTCGCTGAAAATGGTGTAACTAGCTTTGGGGCTAATGACGACACCAGCGTAACTTACAAGCGCCACAACAACTTCTATTATGTTGTTCAAACGACAGCGATGGGTAAAAGTACCCCAGTTGCATTTAAAGTCCCTGATTTATCGCCTAAAAACCAACCATTAGTGGGTGAGTCACACCCTTTAGCCGATGGCAAATTCAAAGAGTTCCCTGCCAAATGGACAGGCAATGGTGCCCGCGCAGCGCAGCCTGACGCTAATGACTGGTATGAAACGGTTAAAATTAACTACGGCGTTAAACCTGATGGTAGTTTTGACTTCCCAGTACTTGATGGATCAATGAGCAGTAAGGATGTGAATGCGCATTATCAATACTGGCTCGCAATCGAAACAGCAGATCTAGCACTCGCGCCTAAAGATAAGTTGATCCCAGATTCATGGGTTAAATTCAAACAGATCACTCAATTTTGGTTGGAAAATGGCGTCGATGGTTTTCGCTACGATATGGCGGAGATGGTGCCTGTCCCGTTTTGGAGCTATTTAAATTCCAATATTAAACACACGAATCCTGATGCGTTTCTATTAGCTGAAGTGTATAACCCTGCCCTATACCGAGATTATATCCATCTCGGTAAAATGGATTACCTGTACGACAAAGTCGACATGTATGACACGCTTAAAGGCATCATTCAAGGCAAAGAGAGCACTGCAGCGATAGCGGTCAAACAAGCACAAGTTACTGACATTGAAGCAAATATGCTGCACTTTTTAGAAAATCATGATGAGCAACGAATTGCGAGCCCAGATTTTGCGGGTGATGCCTTTGCCGCCCTGCCCGCCATGGTGGTATCAACTACGATCAGTAGTGCACCGACCTTAATTTACTTTGGCCAAGAAGTGGGTGAAAAAGGCGCTGAAAACCCAGGGTTTGGCAGCCCGACTCGAACCAGTATCTTCGATTATATCGGCGTACCTGCGCATCAACGATATATGAATAATGGTAAGTTCGATGGCGGCCAATCAACCCAACAAGAGCTTGAGCTTCACCGCTACTATGCTGAGTTGTTAAACCTCAGTCACAGCGCTCCCGCATTAACCGGTGAGTATGTCGAACTCGACAGTTTTAACCGCTTACAAAAGGTTAATGGTTATGATGAGCAAATCTTCGCTTTTAGCCGTTATTCCGCAGAGCAGCAGCTCATCATCGTTAATAATTTTAGCCAACAGCAAACAAAGCAATTCACGCTGCACTTACCTCTGTCATTGACCCGTAACTGGAATTTACCTTTAGGCAATATTGCGCTGGTGGATCTATTGGCTGCTGACGCCGTGCAGCAACAAACAAAGCAGAGTAACGATACATTACATGTCACACACTACGACGCGACAGTTGCGATAACGCTCGCGCCAAATCAATTCAGGATATTGATGTTAAAGCTAAATCAATAG
- a CDS encoding DUF3612 domain-containing protein, giving the protein MKSNQSLIRKSHFLGTKIRNLRKRNHLTMEDLSARCVRVDPESAPSVSYLSMIERGKRVPSAGMLAVIATVFQKEVDWFLDDVPEDDAITPDKGRRGGISGMALEPSFLFSSDILQIAIPEMLSQTGTTGREFAHLLIRAHQEHHQNHFPDLERAAEEVGQKRLPLALEDIKDIAKSLGLKLKWIDRTPQEVVDEMGVSTAHVVTSFFEPPSTIYLNKMLKSYPTRLKYDLSVHIGHCVLHNKDGLKCVLTAGRRHTAAHEEIATPASSTLNAQDILHAWRDFESSFFAGALLCPKVPFRQLLDRHGYEINVNKTVGVSASVAMRRMTVVSPYPHWHYFDAYAPGKLKAVYRGNGIPLPWGNMRVVEDPCQHWAVFRMINEPQVGTSAQISILDVAQEPRIYCCESIKVEDMAGNNHVLCAGIDLNPAIDAQGGDAASIAAELKQICADNSGSVDMPKHIKQNLMSVAKILNINWVERGIQNEARLICSRGAVCPRQPSCYQAGKALCEEA; this is encoded by the coding sequence ATGAAAAGTAATCAGAGCTTGATCAGAAAGTCACATTTTCTCGGTACCAAGATTAGAAATTTGCGTAAAAGAAATCACCTTACAATGGAAGATCTGTCTGCCCGTTGTGTGCGTGTTGATCCTGAGTCAGCCCCCTCTGTATCTTACCTTTCGATGATTGAACGGGGTAAACGCGTGCCCAGTGCTGGCATGTTAGCCGTCATTGCCACAGTGTTCCAAAAAGAGGTTGATTGGTTCCTCGATGATGTACCTGAAGACGATGCGATCACCCCTGATAAGGGTCGTCGAGGTGGTATAAGTGGTATGGCTTTAGAACCCAGTTTTCTGTTTTCGAGTGATATTTTGCAGATTGCCATACCCGAAATGTTGTCACAAACAGGTACAACAGGGCGTGAATTTGCCCATTTACTCATTCGGGCCCACCAAGAGCACCATCAAAATCACTTCCCTGATCTCGAACGTGCAGCTGAAGAGGTCGGTCAAAAGCGGTTACCACTCGCGTTAGAGGACATAAAAGATATTGCCAAATCGTTAGGGCTTAAACTTAAGTGGATCGACAGAACGCCGCAAGAAGTCGTCGACGAAATGGGGGTCAGCACCGCCCATGTAGTGACATCATTTTTTGAGCCACCCTCAACCATCTACCTGAACAAGATGCTTAAATCCTATCCAACACGACTCAAGTACGACCTGTCAGTGCATATTGGTCATTGTGTATTACACAACAAAGACGGTTTAAAATGCGTTCTAACAGCAGGCCGCCGCCATACTGCTGCGCATGAAGAGATAGCCACCCCAGCATCATCGACCTTAAATGCCCAAGATATTTTGCATGCTTGGCGTGATTTTGAATCAAGCTTTTTTGCCGGCGCGCTGCTTTGCCCTAAAGTGCCGTTTAGGCAACTACTCGACCGACATGGTTATGAAATTAACGTCAATAAAACCGTTGGTGTCTCAGCTTCTGTAGCCATGCGTCGTATGACGGTAGTATCCCCTTATCCTCATTGGCATTACTTTGATGCCTATGCACCGGGTAAATTAAAAGCTGTTTACCGTGGTAACGGCATTCCCCTGCCATGGGGCAACATGCGGGTGGTCGAAGACCCTTGCCAGCATTGGGCCGTATTTAGAATGATAAACGAACCACAAGTTGGAACATCTGCACAAATATCTATTTTGGATGTGGCTCAAGAGCCAAGGATCTATTGCTGTGAGTCGATAAAAGTTGAAGATATGGCGGGTAACAATCACGTGCTCTGCGCAGGTATCGATCTTAACCCCGCCATTGATGCCCAAGGCGGTGATGCTGCTTCTATCGCTGCAGAACTAAAACAGATCTGTGCAGACAATAGCGGTTCAGTAGATATGCCTAAACATATTAAACAAAACCTAATGAGCGTCGCAAAAATTCTAAATATCAATTGGGTAGAACGTGGCATTCAAAACGAAGCACGGCTGATCTGTTCACGCGGCGCCGTTTGCCCAAGACAACCGAGCTGTTATCAAGCAGGCAAAGCCTTATGTGAAGAAGCCTAA